A DNA window from Aythya fuligula isolate bAytFul2 chromosome 4, bAytFul2.pri, whole genome shotgun sequence contains the following coding sequences:
- the LOC116489039 gene encoding caltractin, with amino-acid sequence MASNYRKPGLGTTQRKKSGLKPELTEEQKQEIREAFDLFDTDGSGSIDVKELKVAMRALGFEPKKEEIKKMIADIDKEGSGTIDFEDFLAMMTQKMSEKDSKEEILKAFRLFDDDGTGKISFKNLKRVAKELGENLTDEELQEMIDEADRDGDGEVSEQEFLRIMKKTSLY; translated from the exons aTG GCATCCAACTACAGGAAACCTGGCTTAGGCACGACCCAGCGGAAGAAAAGCGGCCTGAAACCCGAACTtacagaagagcaaaagcagGAGATCAGAGAGGCTTTCGACTTGTTCGATACCGATGGATCTGGCAGCATCGACGTGAAAGAACTCAAG GTTGCGATGCGTGCCTTAGGCTTTGagccaaagaaagaagaaattaagaaaatgataGCAGATATTGACAAAGAAGGAAGCGGAACCATTGACTTCGAAGACTTTTTGGCTATGATGACACAAAAAATG AGTGAAAAGGattcaaaggaagaaattttgaaagctttcagGTTATTTGATGATGATGGCACAGGAAAGATTTCATTCAAAAACTTGAAAAGAGTTGCCAAAGAGCTGGGAGAAAACTTAACAGATGAAGAACTTCAG GAAATGATCGACGAAGCTGATcgagatggagatggagaagtGAGTGAGCAAGAATTTTTAAGAATCATGAAGAAAACGAGCTTATATTAG
- the BBS12 gene encoding Bardet-Biedl syndrome 12 protein, translated as MAFRDVNSRRHIGLQQLSSLASAGRTLLGPMKSCKFVVDESTNQSMLICSAVRLIESLDLSSAAGQLLNETIQAQNKEFKTGMSTLLFLVGAWSNAVLECLQQNVPVSAIVSVMSEGLNSCCEKVQCLQISVHDVNKELCSSSVRPNTSSSKTYEVACDGFLNPQIFLCLQKEVSPSKELVPRNSCSHQEADSNLNKGLVSPLADCKQKRLTHSRYFSALATSPSSSQLDDSQVCLSGQSAHPCECYGLGHLARALSHGNEPNMKLLKSIVAYQHERAECSGSNQFNIAEVVTCCLPGLPESYSCICPGFVTLVSPEQAAVIKHLGDKPLRILLTEGDLTEAYRHLGFTKPRNIRTVLERPDLQEGRPGDVWLNTSLDILTRSQVSLVLVKGHVCENLLERCVANKILVVGSVPQKVLSAFGEASGAQPVTYLTQLSASCVGSGAQLELWTASDGRAMDLGELVPVRIRVRGLTLLTAVLTTAVPAKMQLVEDRFWTLVYRLHHALRDGKVFLGGGAVELLCLSHSQALAKQTLKLANKKPVKEFHGPWLAASSAEYKPVVLQALASGWSQYLAAVMCNTAKATSLFEAQTLIEHHLKKAADCGSPSAYVLKEFQTGGMFQGGPVPSTGSAEGCRVYDNVTAKTEAWRRALDLVLLVLQTDAEIISGPQTNQLLNSPASSEFMFL; from the coding sequence ATGGCTTTCAGGGATGTGAATTCGAGAAGACATATAGGACTTCAGCAGCTCTCATCCTTGGCATCAGCTGGAAGAACGTTACTGGGGCCAATGAAATCCTGTAAATTCGTAGTGGATGAAAGCACCAACCAAAGCATGTTGATTTGTTCTGCTGTCAGACTGATCGAAAGTTTGGATTTAAGTAGTGCTGCCGGACAGCTTCTAAATGAAACCATTCAGGCGCAAAACAAGGAGTTTAAAACTGGGATGAGCACCCTGTTGTTTCTTGTTGGTGCATGGAGCAATGCCGTCCTGGAGTGCCTCCAGCAGAACGTTCCTGTTTCAGCAATAGTGTCAGTGATGTCAGAGGGGCTGAACTCCTGCTGTGAGAAAGTCCAGTGTCTTCAGATATCAGTACATGATGTAAATAAAGAGCTGTGTTCAAGCAGCGTTAGGCCAAACACTTCTAGCAGCAAAACTTACGAGGTTGCATGTGACGGTTTTCTAAATCCTCAGATTTTTCTGTGCCTTCAGAAAGAAGTTTCTCCATCAAAAGAACTTGTTCCAAGAAATTCTTGTTCCCATCAAGAAGCTGACAGTAATCTTAATAAGGGCCTGGTTTCACCTTTGGCTGattgcaaacagaaaagattaaCCCACAGCAGATACTTCAGTGCTCTAGCAACAAGCCCTTCTTCGAGTCAGCTCGATGATTCTCAGGTATGCCTCTCAGGACAGTCAGCACATCCGTGTGAGTGTTATGGTTTAGGACACCTGGCAAGAGCTCTGAGCCATGGCAATGAGCCTAACATGAAATTGCTTAAAAGCATCGTTGCGTATCAACATGAGCGAGCAGAATGTAGTGGCTCTAACCAATTCAATATTGCAGAAGTCGTGACGTGCTGTTTACCTGGGCTGCCTGAAAGCTATTCTTGCATTTGCCCGGGTTTTGTCACGTTAGTATCCCCAGAACAAGCCGCAGTTATCAAACACCTTGGAGACAAACCCCTTCGGATTCTGCTGACGGAGGGTGACCTGACTGAAGCGTATCGCCACCTAGGCTTTACCAAGCCACGCAACATCAGGACCGTGTTGGAGCGTCCTGACCTGCAGGAGGGCAGACCAGGAGACGTGTGGCTAAATACATCGTTAGATATTCTAACGCGCTCCCAAGTGAGCTTAGTTTTGGTCAAAGGGCACGTGTGTGAAAACCTACTGGAAAGGTGCGTGGCGAACAAGATTCTGGTGGTCGGCTCCGTGCCTCAGAAGGTGCTGAGTGCCTTCGGGGAGGCCAGTGGAGCCCAGCCCGTGACGTACCTCACCCAGCTGAGCGCCTCCTGCGTGGGCAGCGGCgcccagctggagctgtggACGGCCAGTGACGGGCGCGCGATGGACCTGGGTGAGCTGGTGCCCGTCAGGATAAGGGTGCGAGGGCTCACCCTGCTCACGGCCGTGCTTACCACTGCCGTGCCCGCAAAGATGCAGCTCGTGGAAGACCGGTTTTGGACTTTGGTGTACCGACTGCACCACGCTCTCAGGGACGGGAAGGTTTTCCTGGGTGGGGGCGCAGTTGAGCTCTTATGCCTGAGTCACAGTCAGGCGCTGGCAAAGCAGACTTTAAAGCTAGCAAATAAAAAGCCTGTGAAAGAATTTCACGGCCCTTGGCTGGCAGCATCTTCAGCAGAGTATAAACCAGTTGTGCTTCAGGCGTTAGCAAGTGGCTGGAGCCAGTATCTTGCAGCAGTTATGTGCAACACTGCAAAAGCAACGTCGCTTTTTGAAGCACAGACCTTAATTGAGCATCACCTCAAAAAAGCAGCTGACTGTGGCTCTCCCTCAGCATACGTACTGAAAGAGTTTCAGACAGGTGGTATGTTCCAAGGTGGTCCTGTTCCCTCCACGGGCAGTGCAGAGGGCTGTAGGGTTTATGATAATGTTACAGCCAAGACAGAGGCGTGGCGGAGAGCTCTagacctggtgctgctggtgcttcaGACAGATGCTGAAATTATCTCAGGTCCCCAAACCAATCAGCTGTTAAATTCACCTGCGTCAAGTGAATTTATGTTTTTGTAG